The following is a genomic window from Methanobacterium aggregans.
TGAAAGTACGTAGTAGTAGGCTGCAAACCTTCCGTACTGTTTCCAGCATACGTAGTAATAGAGTGGGAAACCACAGCCTGGATTGATTATTGCACTTCCAGCCCTTGCAGTTCCGTGCCATACCATGGGTATCGGACCCTGTTGACCATGGGCTTCTGCTTCTCTCATCACCTCAGCCCATGCATCATCGTAGTTGTCGAACTCCTTACCGTTTACCATGATCTTCCATTCATCATCTGGAACCCCAAAGAGGAAGTACTGCAGTACTTGACCCCAGTCTATAGTCGTTGATGGTGATGATTCAAATGCCATTTCAATTATGTAAACTCCATTTTCATTGTAACTCAAATATCTAGAAGTCCCCTTGTAATGCGCAACAATAGCACACTTAGAACCTCGATCCTGCGCGTACTGAGCTAAAAGTTCTGAATGCTGATGCCCAGGGTACATATCGGGATTTGCAAGTTTTACAAATGCCAATCTTCCTAGAGGAGTTACATCACCAGCTTCGCTTGAAATATAAAGGTAACCCCCAAAGAATATGAGAATTACCAATAAAATTACGTACCATTTCATTACTTCACCTTGTAAAGTTTTATGAATCCTTATATCGGACCATGGATTTATTCTTTTTATTATTTTTCTTTTTATGGTTTATTTTTTTATTTCCATCCCTTATGGAAGTTTTTATCTTTTTTTTGTTCTATTTTTCTTTTTATATGCTTTCCTTATCCTTTTTGTTTCCTTTTCGGAAAATTCACAATTATGGTGAAACTTTTCTTACTTTTTGTTTTATTTTCTATTTGTAGTTATGTCTATATCCAGAGTAATTTCAATGTTCAACTATCCAAACATACTTTTTGCTTCAGTCATTGAAACATGAAATGGTGTTAGAATGAAGAGAAGGATATTCTCTAAAATGAAGATTTTTCTTTTTACTTCATATATATTAAAGTTTGCTACTTGCGATTTATACTCTCTATTTTATATAAAAATAATTTCATATTATACATATTGATCAAAATGGAGGTGAAAAAAATGGAGATAGGAGAACTCGTATCCGATGCCCTTCGGTACCCACTTTCTGATTGGCAAAAACTTTTAATCTTGGGAGTTGTTGTGATTTTAAGTAGTATTTCTGAACTTGCAAGAATGCTCGGTACAACGAATTCAGCAGTGATAATAGTATTAGGAATCATCGGACTCATATTCAGCATCTTAGTATCCGGTTACATGATAAGGATTATAAAAGCATCCTTAGCCAATATTGCAGAGATTCCTGCAATGGAGGACTGGAAAGAGATGTTCATAGATGGTATTAAAGCAGATGTAGTTGGAATAATCTATGCAATACCTGCTATTTTAATCATAATAATTTCAATAGCACTGGCAGCATTAACCCTTCTTGGAAGCACCAGTTTATCAGATCCTGCAGCATTACTAGGTCTTGCAGCAGGTGCAGGAATTGGAGGAATAATTGCACTTTTGTACATGCTCATAATCACTCCAATAATTGCAATTGCAATAACCAACATGGCGTATCAGGACGAATTCAAAGCAGCATTCAGATTCAGCGAAATCATGGCCAAAATATCTGAAATAGGTTGGGGAAACCTTATAATCTGGTACATCGTTATGATAGTATTATTCATCATACTGAGCATTATTGGAGGAATTATAACCGGCATATTCAGCATTATAACTCCAATACTCGGAACTCTGATATTTGATCTCGTTGTAATGCCCTACATCTACATGTTCCTTTCAAGGTCTGTAGCTCTGGAATACGCAGGATAACAAAAACCCCAATTCTTTGTTAAAATTTTTTAAAAAAATGTTTGAAAAATTGAGGTGAAAAAAATGAATATTAGTGATATAATATCTGACTCCATTAAGTACCCATCCTCAAACTGGGGAAAGGTGCTTATTCTGGGAGTAATATGTATAGCATCTATTTTAATAGTTCCAATATTTTTAGTCTACGGATACGTATTTAGAATAATAAAAGCAACCCTTGCTGGAATGGACGAACTTCCTGAATTTGATGAAATTGGAGAGATGTTCGTTGATGGTTTGAAGATACTGGTTGTGGGTATTGTTTACGCAATTCCAGTATGGATAATAGCAACCATCATTGGATTGATCACAGGGACTGGAATGGGAACAACCACTACAAGCTTAGATCCAACTATGATGTGGGCAGTTCTAGGAAGTAGCATAGTTTTCATTATTGTTGCATTGATTGTAGGCCTCGTGGAGATCATGGCAATTGTCAACATGGCTTACTACAACGGAGAACTTGGAGCTGCGTTCAGATTCAGTGAAATTCTCGACCGCATAGCTCAGATTGGATGGGGAAAATACATTGCAACCTACATCGTCATCGCAGTAATAGGATTCATAGCATTCCTAATAGGCTGGCTCACAATGTTAATCCTAATAGGTTTCATCTTACTGCCACTGATAATCGTTCCATACATCACAATGTTCAGCTCCCGTGCAATAGCATTATTATTCGCATCAACTGAAGAAGCCATAGAATAATATCTGATCTTTTCTTTCTATTTTTTTATTTTTTAACTCTTGATTAAATCCAGAATAACTTTTAAAATTAGTATTATAATTTATAAAGACTCATTTTTTACGTTTTAATGAAATATGAATCATTTTAATTTAAAAAAAGGATCACGATACTTTTTAGTTCTGTAAACAAATTTTTCAGGGCTTAAAATTCAAAATCTATTTATGGTAATATCTTCATAAAAGATTCATATTAAAACACAGGAGGTAAAAGAAAATGGACGTTGGAAACGTTATGACAGACTCAATTAAGTATCCCTCTTCGAATTGGAAGAAGGTTCTTATACTTGGGGTTATGATCCTTTTCAGTTTTTTAATCATCCCATTATTCGTAGCACTTGGATACTTCTTAAGGGTTTTAAAAGCATCCTTAGCTGGTCTGGAAGATCTTCCAGAGTTTGATGAATGGGTGGATATGATAGTGGATGGAATTAAAGTTTTTTTGGTTGGGATTGTCTACAGCCTACCTGCAATAGTGATCCTAGCAGTTTCAATGATAGCAATATGGGGATCCCTAAGCTCCATCACGGCAATGCAAAGTGCGGGGATGTCTCCAACAACTGCACTTGGAATGTTCACTGGAATCGGATTCGTTGGTATGATCGTTGCAATGCTTTACTTGCTTATTATAACACCAGTACTCTACGTTGCAATTGCCAACATGGCCTACAACGAAGAACTGGGTGCTGCATTCAGATTCAGTGAAATAATTGGTTTGATATCCCAAATTGGATGGGTTGATCTCATAGTGTGGTACGTGGTTGTGATATTGATTGGATTTGTTGTATCCTTCATAGGAGGCATAATTGGCATAATTCCGATTATTGGAGGCATAATAGCAGCTTTAACCGTGTATCCTTACTACAACATATTCCTCTCAAGAGCCATAGCTTGGCTCTATGCATCTGCATTCCCTGAGGAGTAATTAAAAACAACATATTCTCTATTTTTTTATTTTTTTTAAATAAATATTCTTAATAACCTGTTTAATGCGGATTCTAGAGGGAATAAATTTAAATCTAAAATTATATTAACTGAAAAATTGAAAAAAATAAAAAAATTTAAGACCAAAAAAAAGTAAGGGCAGTTTTTCAGAATTTTGAAACTGAAATTATTATCATGTTCCAACAAGCCTCAAACCTGTTATGTCCACAGAACTTGAATTCAAAGCCCTTAAATCTTCAGTTGAAAAGTCCCTTATGTCTGAATGTCCTGCAAGCTGGGCAAGCATCTTTGTCTCTTCCGTAATTGATTTTATGTAATTTGCAACCCTCATGGCAGCAACATCAACATCCAGCCGTTTTCTGAGGTTAGGATCCTGTGTTGCAACACCAACCGGACATTTACCTGTGTAGCACATCCTGCAGGCACGACAGCCCATTGCTATCATTGCTCCAGTTCCTATGTACACTGCGTTGGCTCCCAGTGCCATTGCCTTGGCAACGTCTGCACCGCTTCTTATTCCTCCTGTTATTATGAGGTCCACATCATCCTTCATACCGATTTCTTCAAGTCCTCTGACAGCCTGTACAAGGGCAGGGAGTGTTGGAACACCAGTATGTTCAATTACAACTTCTGGAGCTGCACCTGTTCCTCCCTCCATTCCATCGACTGAGATTATATCGGCACCTGCCTCTGCAACGATCTTAACATCTTCATCAACCCTTCCAGGTCCGAGTTTTACGATGATTGGAACCTTCCAGTCTGTTACTTCACGGAGAAGTTCTATGTGTTTGGCAAGGTCTCCCTCCCTTGTGGAGTCAAGGAATCTTGCAGGGCTGAGTGCATCTGTTCCCAATGGTATTCCACGTATCTTTGCAACCTCTGGGCTGACCTTTTCAGCCAGGAGATGACCCCCCATGCCGGGTTTTGCACCCTGACCTATCTTCACTTCAATGGCATCTGCACTGCGAAGGTAATCTGCTGAAACTCCAAATCTACCTGAGGAGTATTGGACAACCAGATTATCAGCAAAATCCCTCTCCTCTGGAAGCATTCCTCCCTCTCCAGTGTTACTGCATGAACCTACAAGGGTTGATCCCT
Proteins encoded in this region:
- a CDS encoding DUF4013 domain-containing protein, with amino-acid sequence MNISDIISDSIKYPSSNWGKVLILGVICIASILIVPIFLVYGYVFRIIKATLAGMDELPEFDEIGEMFVDGLKILVVGIVYAIPVWIIATIIGLITGTGMGTTTTSLDPTMMWAVLGSSIVFIIVALIVGLVEIMAIVNMAYYNGELGAAFRFSEILDRIAQIGWGKYIATYIVIAVIGFIAFLIGWLTMLILIGFILLPLIIVPYITMFSSRAIALLFASTEEAIE
- a CDS encoding DUF4013 domain-containing protein, with the translated sequence MEIGELVSDALRYPLSDWQKLLILGVVVILSSISELARMLGTTNSAVIIVLGIIGLIFSILVSGYMIRIIKASLANIAEIPAMEDWKEMFIDGIKADVVGIIYAIPAILIIIISIALAALTLLGSTSLSDPAALLGLAAGAGIGGIIALLYMLIITPIIAIAITNMAYQDEFKAAFRFSEIMAKISEIGWGNLIIWYIVMIVLFIILSIIGGIITGIFSIITPILGTLIFDLVVMPYIYMFLSRSVALEYAG
- a CDS encoding DUF4013 domain-containing protein, which encodes MDVGNVMTDSIKYPSSNWKKVLILGVMILFSFLIIPLFVALGYFLRVLKASLAGLEDLPEFDEWVDMIVDGIKVFLVGIVYSLPAIVILAVSMIAIWGSLSSITAMQSAGMSPTTALGMFTGIGFVGMIVAMLYLLIITPVLYVAIANMAYNEELGAAFRFSEIIGLISQIGWVDLIVWYVVVILIGFVVSFIGGIIGIIPIIGGIIAALTVYPYYNIFLSRAIAWLYASAFPEE